A stretch of Fusarium poae strain DAOMC 252244 chromosome 2, whole genome shotgun sequence DNA encodes these proteins:
- a CDS encoding hypothetical protein (TransMembrane:1 (o6-27i)): MSPTDVFSSGSTALITGAGSGIGLAIAKTCRSKGMRVLLVDNDEKALESLNKQHFVDDSDVLTSKVDVSSLSDWQSLKKLALDKFGTIEFLVLNAGRGPRGTWGDDEYFRETLETNLFGVIHGINTFLPVVQEAAKSKPTSIVITGSKQGITNPPGNAAYNASKAAVKTLAEHLSYDLKDQSTTVHLLVPGWTFTALAGAKVFKEKPDGPWTPEQVAEYLYDKMGKNEFYIICPDNDVSEELDKKRMTWAAADVIQRRPPLSRWREEWKQEAEETMAKMEI; the protein is encoded by the exons ATGTCACCTACCGATGTCTTCAGCTCAGGCTCAACTGCCTTGATCACGGGAGCCGGATCAGGAATTGGGCTTGCCATTGCAAAGACATGCCGGAGTAAGGGCATGCGTGTTCTTCTCGTCGACAACGACGAGAAAGCTCTTGAGAGTTTGAACAAACAGCATTTTGTAGATGACTCTGATGTTCTCACTTCAAAGGTCGACGTCTCATCCCTTTCAGACTGGCAGTCGCTGAAGAAGCTCGCGCTGGACAAGTTTGGCACCATCGAGTTTTTAGTCTTGAACGCAGGCCGAGGCCCAAGGGGCACATGGGGAGACGATGAATACTTTAGAGAG ACACTCGAAACCAATCTTTTCGGTGTTATTCACGGCATAAACACCTTCCTTCCAGTCGTTCAAGAGGCTGCCAAGTCAAAGCCTACAAGCATCGTTATTACAGGCAGCAAGCAGGGAATCACAAACCCTCCTGGAAACGCAGCGTACAACGCTTCCAAGGCTGCAGTCAAAACTCTCGCTGAGCACTTGAGCTACGATTTGAAGGATCAAAGCACGACTGTACATCTACTTGTCCCTGGCTGGACCTTTACTGCATTG GCTGGTGCAAAGGTGTTCAAAGAGAAACCAGATGGCCCCTGGACACCGGAACAAGTCGCAGAATATCTCTATGACAAGATGGGAAAGAACGAGTTCTACATCATTTGTCCTGATAATGATGTTTCCGAGGAGTTGGATAAGAAACGTATGACATGGGCTGCAGCCGATGTGATTCAGAGACGACCACCACTGTCGCGATGGCGCGAGGAGTGGAAGCAGGAGGCGGAAGAGACTATGGCAAAGATGGAAATTTAA
- a CDS encoding hypothetical protein (TransMembrane:7 (o6-25i37-62o88-110i122-141o169-191i203-225o237-256i)) — protein MSSLQPDLWAAEFVTFPAATIFLILRLSSRRITRVHLWWDDYFAILCYIVAVAWAIVLPIWIRHGFGLHSDDVQGMTIEEANYTTKKYLFIIEHLYAFTLFFAKISILSFYWRMFRVANIQFAISILLTCSIIWIIVRIFLTTFHCYPVEAFWDPHIEHFVCPIKSADFFFGTVLAHVLIDVGILILPIVQIQKLQLPILQKIGIIFLFLFGILVCVAGMVIVSVSTRFNNKSDDMTYQLAPVIIWASVEPAFLSFDRPAYFS, from the exons ATGTCTTCACTACAACCTGATCTCTGGGCCGCAGAGTTCGTGACCTTTCCAGCTGCGACAATCTTTCTTATTCTGCGCCTATCCAGTCGTAGGATCACCAGGGTACACCTTTGGTGGGATGACTACTTCGCGATACTCTGCTAT atcGTCGCCGTGGCGTGGGCCATAGTACTCCCTATTT GGATACGACATGGCTTTGGTTTACACTCAGATGATGTTCAAGGCATGACCATAGAAGAAGCAAACTACACGACGAAAAAGTACCTCTTTATCATCGAACATCTCTACGCGTTCACTCTCTTCTTTGCCAAGATCTCCATCCTTTCGTTTTATTGGAGAATGTTCCGCGTTGCTAATATTCAATTTGCAATCTCGATCCTGTTGACCTGCTCCATTATTTGGATCATTGTGCGA ATCTTTCTGACTACATTCCACTGTTATCCAGTAGAGGCATTCTGGGATCCTCACATTGAACAtttcgtctgtcccatcaaAAGCGCAGACTTCTTTTTCGGCACTGTTCTCGCCCACGTCTTGATCGATGTCGGTATCTTGATTCTGCCTATTGTACAGATCCAGAAGCTTCAGCTTCCTATCCTTCAGAAGATAGGTATAATcttcttattcttatttGGTATCCT GGTGTGCGTGGCCGGTATGGTCATCGTTAGTGTATCTACCCGCTTCAACAACAAGTCAGACGATATGACATACCAACTGGCTCCCGTCATCATATGGGCTTCAGTGGAG CCTGCCTTCCTATCATTCGACCGGCCTGCCTATTTCTCATGA
- a CDS encoding hypothetical protein (SECRETED:SignalP(1-20)~TransMembrane:1 (n4-15c20/21o1277-1300i)), whose translation MRFTTGILPTLGAIASLGEATPTFLGGGGGASGGVGGHLGAGAGLDAGAGVGAGAGLGAGAGVGGGAGGKIGGGAGVDAGAGVDAGAGVGGGAGGKIGGGAGVGAGAGVDAGAGVGGGAGGKIGAGAGVGGGANGHLGAGAGLGAGAGVGGGAGGKIGAGAGVDAGAGVGGGAGGKIGAGAGVDAGAGVGGGAGGKIGAGAGVGGGAGGKIGAGAGVDAGAGVGGGAGGKIGAGAGLGGKIGGGAGGHLGAGAGLGGGAGVGAGAGVGGGAEGHLGAGAGVDAGAGVGGGAKGGLKGGAGGHLGAGAGLGAGAGLGGKIGGGAGGKIGAGAGVGAGAGLGAGAGLGGHLEGDVKGGAGGKIGGGAGGKIGGHLGGGLGVGAGLGAGLGAGIGAGVGLGLGGLGGLKGLLGGGIEWNAGAGGDWHTGTSCSIGNTWKDHILFQGICSPETETTPAVNLGLNLPSCQITGDIGFACGADFLKTPNVRVGLGGISAYIEIDLSASAAVHQSVELFAAPKLGVAIPGLEVDADLKAAIEAAIALDLIVGCGKAIDLSAGVYVKFPADAYVDIDLLTKKVINASLEGLVTKALPVGVGADVDLGAGIDLQIGLRLRSELAIPGGLEIPVLGLTGKAGADAGFGAGVWFSLLDYSAKIGGGASAGIDVTGSFGCNLGLAVDKKWDFSGGFFNLIPNLSVGLAKGIKSTFSQKTRGTCGSFIGRFKKGGFVGGPTIPASGLITATTAGSDASITMPAGVTQSVEFSGTVVVPDASGSAEIPDSTDSASPEGPGDVTGSGSLPVATSAAEIPDTTDSATQGGPPVDATDSGSSPVATSAGEVPVGPGGDIPNQTITKGGDVTAIFGPGETVTVSGSEGFTTIISGSEGFTSYITGSEGFTTVFSDSEGSFTSYYSGSEGFTTIISGSEGVTKVVPGTPGFTTVVSGSETFTQVVPGAGFTSVYSGSVPIATGGNNYELPPSPGADATSAGEVPAESGSGSLPAATTAPYGDNGTPADATTDAGSDAEVTSAPAADVTEAPDASDMITSTIRETHVYTITSCAASVINCPASYTQKIVTQTVVERTTVCPATATAVPDAPTEGSDESAETPDSPDGETPQEGGNASHQGPGGDKGAEYPTPAEETPVEGGNGSGANGDAPAPTAPPAAEQTTIDLVTITQDVTTIVPCTEFVTSTFVAPTTVHPPAAPVVTIIDNHTGQAPQDTATEQPGAFTTLTRVMASATDSGDYPAATGSDADAAAPGYDVPGAVPTYKVPNNGTVPSQVPVIAGASLVSVGSILLALPMALAFVM comes from the coding sequence ATGCGTTTCACAACTGGAATCCTCCCAACTCTGGGAGCCATTGCTTCGCTGGGCGAAGCTACTCCCACTTTCCTTGGAGGAGGCGGCGGTGCTTCTGGTGGTGTTGGAGGCCACCTTGGAGCTGGTGCCGGTCttgatgctggtgctggAGTCGGTGCTGGAGCTGGCCTAGGTGCTGGCGCCGGTGTTGGCGGAGGTGCTGGAGGCAAGATCGGTGGCGGTGCCGGTGTCGATGCCGGTGCTGGTGTCGATGCAGGTGCTGGTGTCGGTGGAGGAGCCGGAGGCAAGATCGGCGGCGGTGCTGGTGTCGGTGCCGGTGCTGGTGTcgatgctggtgctggtgtcggTGGAGGTGCTGGCGGAAAGATCGGCGCCGGTGCCGGTGTAGGTGGAGGAGCTAATGGCCACCTCGGCGCTGGTGCTGGCCTGGGTGCTGGCGCCGGTGTTGGcggaggagctggaggcaagatcggtgctggtgctggtgttgatgcCGGTGCTGGTGTCGGCGGAGGTGCTGGaggtaagatcggtgctggtgctggtgtcgaTGCCGGTGCTGGTGTCGGCGGAGGTGCTGGAGGCAAGAtcggtgctggtgctggcgTCGGCGGAGGTGCTGGCGGAAAGATCGGCGCTGGAGCTGGTGTTGATGCCGGCGCTGGTGTCGGAGGAGGTGCTGGCGGAAAGATTGGCGCTGGTGCTGGCCTTGGCGGTAAGATTGGAGGTGGTGCTGGAGGCCACCTTGGTGCCGGTGCTGGCCTTGGaggtggtgctggtgttggagCTGGCGCCGGTGTTGGTGGAGGAGCTGAAGGTCACCTTGGTGCTGGCGCTGGCGTTGATGccggtgctggtgttggtggtggtgccaAGGGCGGCCTGAAGGGAGGTGCTGGAGGCCACCTTGGTGCCGGTGCTGGccttggtgctggtgctggccTTGGAGGCAAGATTGGAGGAGGTGCTGGCGGTAAGATTGGTGCTGGTGCCGGTGTTGGCGCTGGCGCTGGTCTTGGAGCTGGCGCTGGTCTTGGAGGCCACCTTGAAGGTGATGTCAAGGGTGGCGCCGGCGGCAAGATCGGAGGAGGTGCTGGTGGTAAGATCGGTGGCCACCTTGGAGGCGGTCTCGGTGTTGGTGCTGGCCTCGGCGCTGGCCTTGGTGCTGGTATCGGTGCTGGTGTCGgacttggacttggtggCCTCGGCGGTCTCAAGGGCCTCCTCGGTGGTGGCATCGAATGGAATGCAGGTGCTGGTGGTGACTGGCACACTGGAACTTCTTGCAGCATCGGCAACACCTGGAAGGATCACATCCTCTTCCAGGGTATCTGCTCTCCCGAGACTGAGACAACACCCGCTGTCAACCTCGGTCTCAACCTCCCCAGCTGCCAGATCACTGGTGACATCGGCTTCGCTTGCGGTGCTGACTTCCTCAAGACCCCCAACGTTCGTGTCGGCCTCGGTGGCATCTCTGCTTACATCGAGATCGATCTCTCTGCTTCTGCTGCCGTCCATCAATCCGTCGAACTCTTCGCTGCCCCCAAGCTCGGTGTTGCTATCCCTGGCCTCGAGGTCGATGCTGATCTGAAGGCTGCCATTGAGGCTGCCATTGCCCTTGATCTTATCGTCGGTTGTGGTAAGGCCATTGATCTTTCTGCTGGTGTCTACGTCAAGTTCCCTGCCGATGCCTACGTCGACATTGACCTTCTCACCAAGAAGGTTATCAACGCCTCCCTCGAAGGTCTCGTCACCAAGGCTCTCCCCGTCGGTGTTGGTGCTGATGTCGACCTTGGTGCTGGTATTGATCTCCAGATCGGTCTCCGACTTCGTTCTGAGCTTGCTATCCCTGGTGGTCTTGAGATCCCCGTCCTTGGTCTCACTGGAAAGGCTGGTGCTGATGCTGGCTTCGGTGCTGGTGTCTGGTTCTCTCTCCTTGACTACTCTGCCAAGATTGGTGGCGGTGCTTCTGCTGGTATCGATGTCACTGGCTCTTTCGGTTGCAACCTCGGTCTCGCTGTCGACAAGAAGTGGGACTTCTCTGGTGGTTTCTTCAACCTCATCCCCAACCTGTCTGTCGGTCTTGCCAAGGGTATCAAGTCTACCTTCTCCCAGAAGACCCGTGGTACTTGCGGTAGCTTCATCGGTCGTTTCAAGAAGGGTGGCTTCGTTGGCGGCCCTACCATCCCTGCTTCCGGTCTGATcactgctactactgctgGCTCTGACGCTTCCATCACTATGCCCGCTGGTGTTACCCAGTCTGTCGAATTCTCCGGTACCGTTGTTGTCCCTGACGCTTCTGGCTCAGCTGAGATCCCCGACTCCACTGACTCTGCTTCCCCCGAGGGTCCTGGCGATGTCACTGGCTCTGGTTCTCTCCCCGTTGCTACCTCCGCTGCTGAGATTCCTGACACCACCGACTCTGCCACTCAAGGTGGTCCTCCCGTTGATGCTACCGACTCTGGCTCTTCTCCCGTTGCTACCTCTGCTGGCGAAGTCCCTGTCGGCCCTGGTGGTGACATCCCCAACCAGACCATCACCAAGGGCGGCGACGTCACTGCTATCTTTGGCCCTGGCGAGACTGTCACTGTTTCCGGCTCCGAGGGCTTCACTACCATCATTTCTGGCTCCGAGGGCTTCACTTCCTACATCACTGGTTCTGAGGGTTTCACCACTGTCTTCTCTGACTCCGAGGGTAGCTTCACCTCTTACTACTCTGGCTCTGAAGGTTTCACCACCATCATTTCTGGATCTGAGGGCGTGACCAAGGTTGTTCCCGGTACTCCTGGCTTCACCACTGTTGTCTCTGGTTCCGAGACCTTCACTCAGGTCGTCCCTGGTGCTGGTTTCACTTCTGTCTACTCTGGCAGCGTCCCTATTGCCACTGGCGGTAACAACTACGAGCTCCCTCCTTCCCCTGGTGCCGATGCCACTTCTGCTGGTGAGGTTCCCGCTGAGTCTGGCTCTGGTTCTCTCCCTGCTGCTACCACTGCTCCTTACGGCGACAACGGTACCCCCGCTGATGCTACTACCGATGCTGGATCCGACGCTGAGGTCACATCTGCTCCCGCTGCCGATGTCACTGAGGCCCCTGATGCTTCTGACATGATCACTTCAACCATTCGGGAGACTCACGTCTACACCATCACCTCTTGCGCTGCTTCCGTCATCAACTGCCCTGCCTCTTACACTCAGAAGATTGTCACCCAGACTGTCGTTGAGCGCACAACTGTCTGCcctgccactgccactgctGTCCCTGACGCTCCCACCGAGGGCTCCGATGAGTCTGCTGAGACTCCCGACTCCCCTGATGGCGAGACCCCTCAGGAGGGTGGCAACGCTTCTCACCAGGGTCCTGGCGGTGACAAGGGTGCTGAGTACCCTACCCCCGCCGAAGAAACTCCTGTTGAGGGTGGTAACGGCTCTGGTGCTAACGGCGATGCCCCTGCTCCTACTGCCCCCCCTGCCGCTGAGCAGACCACTATCGACCTCGTCACAATTACCCAGGACGTTACCACCATTGTCCCCTGCACCGAGTTCGTCACCAGCACCTTTGTTGCCCCTACCACTGTCCACCCCCCTGCCGCTCCCGTTGTCACCATCATCGACAACCACACTGGTCAGGCCCCTCAGGACACTGCTACTGAGCAGCCCGGTGCCTTCACCACCCTTACCCGAGTCATGGCCTCTGCCACCGACTCTGGTGACTACCCCGCTGCCACTGGCAGCGATGCTGACGCTGCTGCTCCTGGCTACGATGTGCCCGGTGCTGTTCCTACCTACAAGGTTCCTAACAACGGAACCGTTCCTTCCCAGGTTCCCGTCATTGCCGGTGCCTCTCTCGTCAGCGTTGGCAGCATCCTGCTCGCTCTCCCTATGGCTCTTGCCTTTGTCAtgtaa
- a CDS encoding hypothetical protein (SECRETED:SignalP(1-19)) translates to MAFTKALVPLALFLAKAQADAFSSCPNDLPLSCHNTTAVEDTCCFVPAGQLLQTQFWDSDPAGGPSDSWTIHGLWPDYCDGTYPQFCDKSREYTDIKSIVSKFLGNSTLSYMDKYWVSEDGNDESLWEHEWDKHGTCISTLEPSCYSDYKTGEEAADYVKRTISLFKTLPTYKWLAEAGIEPSTDKTFTASEIEDALASQHGTRVTIGCKGSSLSEVWYHFNVKGSLQEGEFVASEPDGSKSSCPDSGIKYAPKN, encoded by the exons ATGGCCTTCACTAAAGCTCTCGTTCCACTGGCGCTCTTCCTTGCCAAGGCGCAAGCTGATGCATTCTCGTCATGCCCCAATGACCTGCCGCTTTCTTGCCACAACACGACTGCTGTAGAAGACACCTGCTGCTTCGTCCCCGCTGGCCAGCTTCTTCAAACTCAATTCTGGGACTCTGACCCCGCTGGAGGACCTTCAG ATTCATGGACCATTCACGGTCTCTGGCCTGACTATTGTGACGGCACATACCCTCAGTTCTGCGACAAGAGCCGCGAGTATACAGACATAAAGTCCATCGTGTCCAAGTTCCTCGGCAACTCGACACTCTCGTACATGGACAAGTACTGGGTTAGCGAGGACGGCAATGATGAGTCCCTGTGGGAGCACGAGTGGGACAAGCACGGCACTTGCATCAGCACCCTCGAGCCCAGCTGCTACAGCGACTACAAGACCGGTGAGGAAGCAGCCGACTACGTCAAGAGGACCATTTCGCTTTTCAAGACTCTGCCCACATACAAGTGGCTCGCTGAGGCGGGTATTGAACCATCCACTGACAAGACGTTTACCGCGAGTGAGATCGAGGATGCACTTGCATCACAGCACGGTACGCGTGTCACCATCGGGTGCAAGGGCAGCTCGCTGAGCGAGGTTTGGTACCATTTCAACGTGAAGGGTTCGCTCCAGGAGGGTGAGTTTGTGGCTTCTGAGCCTGATGGAAGCAAGAGTTCTTGCCCAGACAGCGGCATCAAGTATGCACCAAAGAACTGA
- a CDS encoding hypothetical protein (TransMembrane:1 (i25-45o)~CAZy:GT71): MIRTWRDNAAKGVGQFGVVSTRQRLIKITTIFIAFICLLTLWEFWSHLSFAYQRVTSSSLAQANVPSQTETETETETILVDDDDEPQFTGPTNQTTQFWSDLLQQFYHAKPKGKKIRPPKSLSRDKFDPHGSTPQTDTDWLEVSDDEINSLKENHEIFIQALRHLAPKLPFQPNTKGIVITSKGSAFGVAATAVLMLRHVGSILPVQLFLDSATEQELQRCNDTLTNFQVQCLNMDDFLRLPNTASIRKPNIQSYQYKVMSIIFSSFQDILFLDADAFPLRNPDHLFDVEPYKGSGLVTWPDFWLPTISPLFYKVAGVKMPNVTINSRSSESGVMLYNKSRHADSLLLAAYYNFYGPKFYYQLHSQGAWGSGDKETFMQSAYVLGNPFWQVKQPPELVTSEKINWGSGIWQADPEHDWKLETERAKNITTLIRKRKQRLNEEHVKVTSTMFAHLNRVKFDMTHPMQILEDLAPEHPDGRITRLWGDDIGKVSDVAGYDLEKVIWEEAIKVNCDRELMEECNKIRKYYEATFG, translated from the coding sequence ATGATTCGAACTTGGCGCGATAATGCCGCAAAAGGCGTCGGACAATTCGGTGTCGTCTCTACTCGTCAACGCCTTATAAAAATCACGACAATATTCATCGCCTTTATATGCCTCCTCACTCTATGGGAATTTTGGTCCCATCTCTCATTCGCGTATCAAAGAGTCACGTCATCAAGCTTGGCGCAAGCGAACGTGCCAAGtcaaacagaaacagaaacagaaacagaaacaatccttgttgatgatgatgatgaacccCAATTTACTGGTCCGACTAACCAAACAACCCAATTCTGGTCCGATTTACTCCAACAATTCTACCACGCCAAACCCAAAGGCAAGAAAATTAGACCTCCCAAGTCTCTCTCACGCGACAAATTCGACCCTCATGGAAGCACTCCCCAGACCGACACAGACTGGTTGGAGGTGTCGGATGACGAGATCAACTCACTAAAAGAAAACCACGAAATATTTATCCAGGCTCTGCGACATCTTGCCCCGAAACTTCCATTCCAACCCAACACCAAGGGCATCGTCATCACCTCCAAAGGCTCCGCGTTCGGGGTAGCAGCTACAGCTGTACTCATGCTACGACATGTCGGATCAATCCTACCCGTCCAGCTTTTTCTTGACTCGGCAACTGAACAAGAGTTGCAAAGATGCAATGATACATTGACAAATTTTCAAGTTCAATGCTTAAACATGGACGATTTCTTGCGCCTACCAAACACGGCATCAATTCGCAAACCGAACATCCAATCTTACCAGTATAAAGTCATGTCCATCATCTTCTCCAGTTTCCAAGACATTCTATTCCTTGATGCCGATGCCTTTCCTCTTAGAAACCCCGATCATCTCTTTGACGTGGAACCATACAagggcagcggattggtgaCATGGCCAGACTTTTGGCTACCCACCATATCTCCCCTGTTCTACAAAGTCGCTGGCGTCAAGATGCCAAACGTCACCATCAACTCTCGAAGCTCCGAGTCAGGAGTCATGCTTTACAACAAATCAAGGCACGCCGACAGTCTCTTGCTGGCTGCTTACTACAACTTTTATGGCCCAAAGTTTTATTATCAACTTCACTCCCAAGGTGCTTGGGGCTCGGGCGACAAGGAGACATTCATGCAGAGCGCCTATGTTCTGGGTAATCCTTTCTGGCAGGTGAAACAACCACCTGAGCTGGTGACATCGGAAAAGATCAATTGGGGTAGCGGAATCTGGCAGGCCGATCCCGAACATGACTGGAAACTAGAAACGGAACGAGCGAAAAACATCACCACCTTAATACgaaaaagaaagcaaagGTTAAATGAGGAACATGTCAAGGTCACGAGCACAATGTTTGCACATCTCAATAGGGTCAAGTTCGACATGACGCATCCGATGCAAATATTAGAGGACTTGGCGCCTGAACATCCCGACGGGCGCATAACACGATTATGGGGAGACGACATCGGCAAGGTCTCCGACGTGGCTGGATATGATCTAGAAAAGGTCATCTGGGAAGAGGCTATCAAGGTGAACTGTGACCGTGAATTAATGGAGGAATGTAACAAGATACGGAAATATTATGAGGCAACATTTGGATAG
- a CDS encoding hypothetical protein (SECRETED:SignalP(1-20)) — protein MVPLWSFSVIAAILCLRSLAAGTGNIINHGFSISIDDKSYYIDPEPRFHLAACGNCKKSEYSASIAGFSRVTIFNAQSTLFSDSDLDDAIDAYLSHDDVFSIAFLQGIYVRPAKGLPLNITASSKRASDRFGTHFIEPLGLGEDIPPGPYMFSSGSLGLHAPYLLYTDFQGAFHQGIVSSTNGSFKPLPVSNVGSSSQTIPVPSRLYYKPTTEKPLDGIRVGVKDIFDIKGVKTGAGSRAYYELYPAANETAPIVQRLVDAGAIIIGKLKTTQFAAPENARDAIDYQAPFNPRGDGYQEVGSSSSGPGSAVASYEWIDLALGSDTGGSVRVPAEDNGLFGNRPTHGLADLSSVVPLAPQFDTPGFLARDPRLWAKACQVVYSNFKKSYNAYPKKISAMGIPIKSVVDQSESDGMIANFVRKLEAFLEAKTTSYNLSKHWADTRPESSPANVQDLLSQTWAVISAQEQIRLVREPFYRDYAAKFDGRRPYVNPSTNGSWAWGDGLPLLVDEAVENKTTFANWFSKTALPSNPETCSESLILYSSKTSQPAYRFTYGETFGTEGLAGVLLGFNDGFISPMAGNPDFVVPLGEISYCSTVTTKEEKMPVSLRMMAARGCDSR, from the exons ATGGTGCCTCTCTGGTCTTTTAGCGTCATCGCTGCCATTCTTTGTCTGCGCTCCCTTGCAGCAGGTACAGGCAATATCATCAATCATGGTTTCAGTATATCTATTGACGACAAATCCTACTACATCGATCCTGAGCCGCGGTTTCATCTCGCGGCTTGTGGAAATTGCAAAAAGAGTGAATATTCGGCATCAATTGCTGGCTTCAGTCGGGTCACAATCTTCAATGCCCAAAGCACTTTATTCTCCGATTCCGATCTAGACGACGCAATTGATGCGTATTTGTCTCACGATGATGTGTTTAGTATTGCGTTTTTGCAAG GCATATATGTTCGGCCTGCAAAAGGGTTGCCACTAAATATAACTGCCTCTTCCAAACGAGCCTCCGATCGTTTCGGTACCCATTTCATCGAGCCTCTTGGTTTGGGTGAAGATATTCCGCCTGGACCGTACATGTTTTCTTCGGGATCTTTGGGATTGCACGCCCCATATTTGCTTTATACAGACTTCCAGGGCGCGTTTCACCAGGGCATTGTTTCTTCAACGAACGGTTCTTTTAAGCCACTCCCAGTTTCAAACGTcggctcttcttctcaaactATTCCTGTTCCGTCCCGGCTATACTACAAGCCGACGACTGAGAAACCGCTCGACGGTATACGGGTCGGAGTCAAAGATATATTTGATATCAAAGGTGTCAAGACGGGAGCAGGAAGCCGGGCCTATTATGAGTTGTATCCGGCAGCCAATGAAACTGCACCTATCGTCCAGCGACTTGTTGATGCGGGAGCTATCATCATTGGCAAACTGAAGACTACACAGTTCGCCGCTCCTGAGAACGCTCGAGATGCCATTGACTATCAGGCTCCCTTCAATCCTCGTGGTGATGGATACCAGGAGGTAGGCTCCTCTTCGTCGGGTCCAGGTAGTGCCGTGGCTTCATACGAGTGGATCGATCTCGCGTTGGGATCCGATACTGGAGGTTCTGTTCGTGTACCGGCTGAGGACAATGGTCTCTTTGGTAACCGACCAACACATGGACTGGCGGATTTGAGCAGTGTTGTTCCATTGGCGCCCCAATTCGACACGCCAGGGTTTCTAGCGCGCGACCCCAGGCTATGGGCCAAGGCTTGCCAAGTTGTCTATTCGAACTTTAAAAAGAGTTATAACGCTTATCCAAAGAAAATCTCAGCCATGGGGATACCCATCAAGAGCGTTGTTGATCAGAGTGAATCTGACGGCATGATTGCAAATTTCGTACGAAAACTTGAGGCCTTTTTAGAAGCCAAAACGACATCTTACAACCTCTCCAAACATTGGGCTGATACGCGACCAGAATCCTCACCAGCCAACGTGCAGGATTTACTCAGTCAGACATGGGCAGTGATTTCAGCTCAAGAACAGATTCGTCTTGTTCGAGAGCCATTTTATAGAGACTATGCAGCCAAATTCGATGGACGACGACCCTACGTGAACCCTTCAACAAACGGATCGTGGGCTTGGGGTGATGGTCTACCACTTCTGGTAGATGAAGCTGTCGAGAACAAGACAACGTTTGCGAATTGGTTCAGCAAGACTGCATTGCCCAGTAACCCAGAGACTTGTTCCGAAAGCCTTATACTATACAGCTCCAAAACTTCCCAGCCAGCGTACAGGTTCACATACGGCGAGACTTTCGGGACAGAGGGCTTGGCAGGCGTGCTTTTAGGATTCAACGATGGATTCATCTCACCAATGGCAGGAAACCCGGATTTCGTGGTGCCGCTAGGTGAGATTTCGTACTGCAGCACTGTAACAaccaaggaagagaaaatgCCTGTGTCGCTTCGCATGATGGCGGCCAGGGGATGTGACA GCAGGTAA
- a CDS encoding hypothetical protein (SECRETED:SignalP(1-17)) has product MKLSTLTLLALTTGAISAPVVERGEHVEYRYYERKNGGDWVLIEYDPRCPPEKPPVHPKPVVSYHEPKPYHPEPKPVYYKPEPKPYHPKPYYPKPEHKPEHKPKPHYPPPEHKPEHKPKPHYPPPEHKPEHKPKPHYPPPEHKPEHKPKPHYPPPEHKPEHKPKPHYPPPEHKPEHKPNPHYPPPEHKPEHKPKPHYPPPEHKPEHKPKPQYSPPEHKPQAKPYPPPN; this is encoded by the coding sequence ATGAAGCTCTCCACTTTGACACTCTTGGCTCTGACCACAGGTGCTATAAGTGCACCAGTCGTCGAACGAGGAGAACATGTCGAATACCGCTATTATGAAAGAAAGAATGGCGGTGACTGGGTACTAATCGAGTATGATCCGCGCTGCCCTCCGGAGAAACCACCAGTGCATCCCAAGCCTGTGGTTTCTTACCATGAGCCCAAGCCGTACCACCCCGAGCCCAAGCCAGTCTACTACAAGCCTGAGCCAAAGCCTTATCATCCCAAGCCTTATTATCCCAAGCCGGAACACAAGCCTGAGCACAAGCCGAAGCCTCACTATCCTCCTCCAGAGCACAAGCCTGAGCACAAGCCGAAGCCTCACTATCCTCCTCCAGAGCACAAGCCTGAGCACAAGCCGAAGCCTCACTATCCTCCTCCAGAGCACAAGCCTGAGCACAAGCCGAAGCCTCACTATCCTCCTCCAGAGCACAAGCCTGAGCACAAGCCGAAGCCTCACTATCCTCCTCCAGAGCACAAGCCTGAGCACAAGCCAAATCCTCACTATCCTCCTCCAGAGCACAAGCCTGAGCACAAGCCGAAACCCCATTACCCTCCCCCGGAGCACAAGCCTGAGCACAAGCCAAAGCCTCAGTACTCTCCTCCGGAGCACAAGCCTCAGGCTAAGCCTTACCCACCTCCCAACTAG